In Heteronotia binoei isolate CCM8104 ecotype False Entrance Well chromosome 1, APGP_CSIRO_Hbin_v1, whole genome shotgun sequence, the genomic window tacttgctctgaaaactgaaagcaaaagaaagggaggggcctttCTCCTACAAAACatttactgaccctttcccatgaagcccttcctgtttcctgcttcctactCAGCCTTAAAAGCatacagacctgtttgcaggtttctaaccctgcaggagctctaaaaccacatgatgactgtgggggcagggcttcccccacgggccagctgactgggggcgggggaaagcctgtaaaaatgggggatcccccgctgggacctggggatcgggAAGCCTAGTTTTACTATTGTGTTCCAGAAGGCACTGATCCCAGGGCAAAGCCACCAACCATGTTGGACCAGCTTTCAATAACTCTATCAGAGCACGGCAAAGATTCCAACGCTTTGCACACAAGTTACAATTTTCAAAAAGCCTAGGGTATGTTATAACATGGCTTGTCTGAGAGTGTTTGTAATAATATAGAAGTGTGTTTTGTATATTTGTATAAGTGTCTTTATGCTTCTTTGGAAGCTGGTTATCACGGAACCTTAGGGTTTTCTCCCGTCActacctgaagactggcaacccttgCTGGCCGTGGGATGGTAGTCACTGAGCTGTCAGGAGTAAAGGGATGATGGATAAGATGAAGTCAAAGCTTTGGACACCCACGCCATTTCTACTttgcctggagagggaggggttaAGGGAGGGACAGGACCTCAGAAGGCCATGGCCTCCACCTtccaacacagccattttctcccccgGTGATCTGATGTCTGTTTCCTGGAGCTCAggtctaattccaggagatctctaggccccacttaAAGGCTGGCGACTCTAGGTGggcatgtccagctccttcaacgctTTAATCCTTTTCTTCTCTGCCTTCTTTACAGGAACGGCTCGGTTTCAGTAGATTCAGTGCTGTATTTCGAGACAGAAGAACCCCCTAAAGTGCTTGCAATGTCAGCGCGGGACACTTTTGAAAACGCAACTGAAGCCCAAAGGGAGAATTTCACAGTGGGTTCGATCCAAGGTGAGCAGCGATAACTATCTTAGGactagacaggggtggaattctagcaggagctcctttgcatattaggccacacacccctgaggtagccaatcggccaagagctttcaaaaaagagccttgtaaactcttgggaggattggctacatcaggggtgtgtggcctaatatgcaaagaagctcttgctggaattccaccccccgggactagaaaagagaaagagctcAGTAGCCCCTTAAAGACAAACGGAATTTGTGGTAGGAGCAAACCttcgtgagtcattgctcacttcttcagataccgcTTCGCTTCAGTCATCAtgaattttgttagcctttagggcaggggtcctcaaactacggcccgcgggccagatgcggcctgctgaggacatttatgcggcccgccgggttatggcaaaatcagaccggaagtgacattcgacctaaactcgcgttagcaacgcacacttccggcactgggctgaggcggcggagacagagtgtgaggtgataccgagctgaggtgagttcccaggccggggtgtgtggtgtggggaagggagagagatgcagaagacggagaactgacggcccgcggccttgtacagtaacggcagtccggccctccaacagtctgacggacagtgaactggccccctatttaaaaagtttgaggacccctgctttagggtgttgcaggactctttttcttttctgttgcttcagacagaCTAACCCATCTTATCTATCTTAGGACTGTGTATATGTGCTGCAAAGAGCCCAGGAAATGGCATTactatggcttttttgtagcaggaactcctttgcatattaggctacacgccctgatgtagccaatcctcctggagcttacagcaggccctgtgctaagagccctgtaagctcttggaggattggctacactgaGGGGagggcaaaaaaagccctgggcgttACGCATCAAATCCGGTTTGGGGAAACaagtagatgaagaagaagaaaaagaagaaggccgtaaatttataccctgcccttctctctgaatcagagtctcagagcagtttgcaatatccttttatcttcttccgccacaacagacaccctgtgaggtgggtgggactgagagagctctcccagaagctgccttttcaaggacagctctgcaagagctatggctgacccatggccattccagcaggtgcaagaggaggagtggggaatcaaacccggttctcccagctaagagtccgcacacttaaccactacaccaaactggctctcctgtagcattttagacaccaacaagattttcagggtctgacctttcaaaagtcaaagctctcttGTTCTGCATCAGCACGGGAGAGCTGATGGGGAAGCTTATTGTGTGCTAATGAGTTACATGTACActttccgggggtggggggggcaaacCGTGGTTCCCTGGGCCTTTTCAGATCAGCAAAAGGACGGCAGGAGAACATCCTCCTTCCTATGTGGAACAGACCTGTTCCAAATCAGGGCCTCCCATCCCTGGGAATCTATGTTTAAACAGGAACCTCTTGGTAGATGTCTATTCGACAGGACCCCGGGGTGGATGCTACATATAGGTATCAACTCGCGCAAGAAGCCtgatactgagctgtagccgatgtgaaattgctgttggagacgctctgcgtttccttttttaaaaaatcacgtaaagaatctatataattgaatcaatattggtcccaggtctgatgaagactggaaagaaacaggtacttaatcgattggcttgtcaacacactactttgggacttgaatgtacatgttttggacatttagACTGGTTTCTATATAGTTCTTAGTAAAGTAGTCACtagtttgtattttttgttgtgtaatccccaggtgagggcaggggatcccccagtttggagaccctccccctgcttcatggtcatcagaaagcgggggaggcgggggagggaaggtctactgtgcactccattattccctatggagaccaactcccatagggtataatggagaattgatccctgggtatctggggctcggggggggggctgttttttcaggtagaggcaccaaatttgcagcatagcatccagtgcctctcctcaaaataccctccaagtttcaaaaggattggacaagggggtccaattctatgagcccccaaagaaggtgcccctacccttcattattcccaatgcagggaaggcatgtaaaaggtgtgctgtccctttcaatgtgatggccagaactccttttggagttatgcttgtcacacccttgctcctggctccacccccgatgtctcctgtgcggaacaatggtgatgtcagggggtgcgacctagtatgcaaatgaactcctgctgggctttttctaccaaaaaagccctatgcggaacaatggtgatataagggggtgtggccagatatgtaaataagttcctgctgggctttttctaccaaaaaaaagccctgcctacagctTACAAATGAACTGTGAGCAGGAGCCTCTCTTGGCAGCCAGTGTCCTCTCAGGCATCCCCAGATTATGTTGCTGACCAGATTCTTTCTCACCTCTCCAGGGTCGagcactccccccacccttgagCCACCCACTGCCAACACCGAGTCACCCGGCACTGAGACAACCACACAGGAGAGCCCCACCGCCAGCACTGAGACCACCACTCCGGTGAGCTCTGATGGCAGCACCAAGTCACCCAGCACCAGCACAACTCCCCCGAAAAGCTCCACCACCAGCACTGAGTCGACCACTTCCCACAAGACAACCCCCACCACACCAACATTTCAAGTGACCACCCAGAAGCCCACCAGCGCCATGGTGTCTTTTTTTCTCTCGTATCTCATCACAAACCGAGAATTCGACGACACCTTGTTGTATCCCACCTCTTCGTACTACAAGCAGATAAATGATAGTATTGGGAAGATGGTAAGTGCTCCGGGGGAGGGAGGGCATGTCGAGAATGGTTAGCATAGCAGaagactggtggtggtggtggtgatattggatttataccccgtccttctctctgaaacagaatctcagagcggcttacaatcttcttttcgaccattggtctgatccaacatggcttctgttatgttcttatgaggaagtccttcttcacccaaagggtgattaacacatggaattcactgtcacaggaatggtgacggctgccagcacagacagcttcaagagaggattggctaaacatctggagcagaggtccatcagtggctgttagccacagcatattgttggaactctctgtctggggcagtggtgctctctattcttggtgcttggaggggcaacagtgggagggcttctagtgtcctggccccactggtggacctcctgatggctcctgggttttttggccactgtgtgacacagagttttggactggatgggccattggtctgatccaacatggtttctcttatgtttctttatcttctccccccacaacagacacctgtgaggtgggtggggctgagagagctctttacagcagctgccctttcaaggacaactcttgcgagagctatggctgacccaaggccattccagcagctgcaagtggaggagtggggaatcgaacccggttctcccaaataagagttcacacacttaaccactacaccaaactggctcttccaaaAGTCTGTACGGAGTGGGGAGTGGTCAGTCACTAATAAGGCACTGATCAATCTCCTTCTGACCAGGGCCTCAGCCTGACTTATTTTCTAGGCCCGGACACATCCCTGGAGCATGCGAACCAATGTCTCTGAGCGTTTGCAGAGTGTGACATCTGTCACTCATTCTCTTCAGGGCGCAGTTGGGGCACAGTGATGTCAGCCAGTTCCCAGAGATGGAGCAAGCACTGCTTGGCAGAGCCTCCTGCCATCTAAGTTCGCTAGCCCCCATGCCAGCCTGGGCATCAGAGTTCCTACGCATATATCGCATTGCCTTATGTAACAAGGagcatttttaaaagttctatttccccctctcccccagcctCCAATCACTCCATCAGCATGTGAGGAGAAACGTCATCTGCTTGTCACCCACATAATGCAACTGTGGGAACCAGCCCCCGGTCTCCCGTTGGGATGGAGGCCAGGAAATCAACTAGgagtagggttgccgagtcctcttcatcccctggcgAGGGACATTCACGTGCACAATGCGTGCGCGCACGACGAAATGACGTCATCCGGAAGTGCCATCATCAAAATGATGGCGcccatgcggggccgctctaggcttttctgggaaaactctatgatttccccggacgctctagccatttgggaggttaaaactctatggtacctattgtaccatagagttttacctcacaaatggctagagcgtccgggaaaaccatggagttttcctggaaatgcctagagtggccccgcaccGGGGAGGGGcacgccattttgatgatgtcacttccgggtgatgtcatcgtgcctgcggtgcagggggaggttccccccaccagcccaatgtggatcGGCAGGCTGAGAACTTcctgggcaggagattccccacctGGACCAGGGTCTTGGCAGCCTTAACTAGGAGCCAGGGATGTAAGGAGTAGACCTCAAAATATGGCTTCATCCCCCATCCAATGTTTAAGGTTTCAGTGAATCTGGTCTATTAGAATCTAACGCACATCCCTTGCCCTTTCTCGCTACAGTACCAGAACATCTACGGCTGTCCTAAATGCACACGCAAAAATGAGTACCGAGGATACGAAATAGTTGGATTTCGGTAGGTTTTGGGGCCATCTATACACCCCTCTGATAGGTTGTGTGGTTTCCAGCTCTGAGTTATGAAATTCCCAGAGATGTTTACGGGTGGACCCTGGAGAGGACGGATTTTTGCGGAAGGGAAGGAACTcagtgaagtagggttgccaagtccagttcaagaaatatctggggactttggaggtggagccaggagactttgggggcggagccaggagcaagggtgcgacaagcagaattgaactccaaagggagttctggccatcacattgaaagggaccacacaccttttaaaggctttcctttcataggaaataatggataggggcaccttcttttgcggctcgtAGAactggatcccttggtccaatctttatgaaacttggggggtattatggggagaggcactggatactatactgaaaatatagtgcctctgcctcaaaaaacagccccccagagccccagataccagcggatcaattctccattattttctatgggaatcagtctccatagggaataatagagttcccagcagatatttcccttcccttctcccgctttatgatgaccctgaagcagggagggggagggcctccaaactgggggacccccgcccccacctggggattggcaaccctacaatgaagtccgatgccatagagttcaccttccaaagcagccgtttctctagggcaactgatctctttaACCGGGAGACctgttgtaattccgggagatttccagccatgacctggagactggcaacccttgaTGGTGTGGGCGACAAAAGCGACTGAGCTCGCAGGAGTAAAGGGATGATGGATGAGGTGAAGTCAGGGATTCTGATACCGAAGTCATTTCTACtttgcctggggagggaggggtctgGGGAGGGACAGGACCTGAGCGGGGTATAAGaccatggagtccatcctccaaagcagccattttctcccaggaaacTGGTGTCTGTCACCTAGGGtttcctttgggggtggagccagcagacattggggtggagccaggagcaaggttgtggcaagcagaattgaactccaaagggagttctggccatcacattgaaagggaccgctcaccttttaaatgccttccctccattggaaataatgaaggataggggcaccttgttatggggctcatagaattggatcccctggtccaatctttttgaaacttggaaggtgttttgcaGAGAGGTATctgatgctatgctaaaaatgtggtgcctctacctcaaaaaccagcctcccccagtgccccagatacccacagatcaattctccattataccctatgggaattggtctctatagggaataatggagtgcccagcagatatttccctctcccccccccactttctgatgaccctgaagcgatcccctgcccccacctggggattggcaaccttactgtcGCCTGGAGCTCAGgcttaattccaggagatctccagactccacttAAATGCTGGCAACCAGTGTCCCCTTTAAGCTAATAAatctaagtgggcagccgtgttggtctgaagcagttcaacaaagcaggaatcaagtggcaccttcaagaccaacaaagttctattcagaacgtaagctttcgtgtgctaaaagcacacttcttcagacgaggggatcaggtacagtaaaagtgtgcttttagcacacgaaagcttacgttctgaataaaactttgttggtcttaaaggtgggaatcgactcctgctttgtccctctaagctgagttagtgtgagctagctcacaggtttcttagcctccagctcacacatttttgtcttaacacaggagggatggccccagagcaaacaaatttctgcagtagctcacaactttaatgccagtagctcacagagcagggtttttgctcgcaagactccacagcttagagggagtattgctggcaaccctaggtgggcgCGTGTCCAACTTCTACAGTgcttgtattctttttttctctccctcctttacAGGAAGGGCTCTATTAGGGTATGGTCCGTGTTGTTTTTCGAGACAGAACAGTCTTCTGAAGAGCTGGCCGTGGCAGCATTGGAGACTTTTGAAAAAGCAGACCCAAGCCTACGGGATGAATTATCGGTGACTTCGGCCCGAGGTGAGCGGTTATAACCCTTTTAGGAGTAagaagcccagtagcacctttaagactaacagatttattgGGTTAAAGTACATGAAATGTTACAAGGGGTCTTGAAAATGGTCTTACCATTTAAAACTGAGGTATTTTTGTTAAATATAACACAGCAATTAGTGGATCAAGACAATAGGTATCGAATGGTACATGTGGTAATAGCTGCAGGAATTTTACATGCaaaaaattggtggggggggAATGTACCAAGTATGGAAGAATTACTAGAGAACATTCCAAATATAGCGGAATTAGATATTTTAACGGCTCTTTTGAATGGAAAATCAAGAAAAATAGCAGTAGACAAATGGGATAGACTGTATAATTGGATACAAGAAAATGGGAGTAGAAAACGTCTATGTAAATGAGGCAAAATGGGCTTCAAAGTAAAGGTAAATACGATTGTAAAATTTAAAAGTCTTTAAAGCTACCTTTGTTCtctgttttatgtatttatgttgaataggaaaaggggttttttttctctgtATGTATATGAAACAAACTAGAAATATGaaaaaagactaacaaattttattgtagcataagctttcgagaaacacagctctcttcgtcagatgcatctgacgaagagtgCTGTgcttctcgaaagcttatgctacaataaaatttcttAGTCTTAAgaggactctttactattttgcagcaacagtctAAGACGGCTAACTCCCCTGCATCTTTGGAGTGTGCATGTACACTACAGAACAGCCCAGAATGTGGCATAACACATCAAACCCAGTTTAGGGGAACGGCTAGAtctgaatcacataagaacataagagaagccatgttggatcaggccagcagcccatccagtccaacactctgtcacacagtggccataagaacataagagaagccatgttggatcaggccaatggcccatccagcccaacactctgtgtcacacagtggccataagaacataagagaagccatgttggatcaggccaatggcccatccagcccaacactctgtgtcacacagtggccaaaacaaccaaCAACAGGTGCTattaagaggtccaccagtgcagccaggacactagaagccctcccactgttgccccccaagcaccaagaatatagagcatcactgccccagacagagtctcCCACCTATATAGATCATGAGTAGCAAAAATTCTCAAGTAATTCTGAATTTGGAGACTGGTAATCCCAGGAATAGATGAAGCCAGTAAAAGGACTGCAAAGAAGATATCCCTGAGAAGAAGAAAACAGGTTCAAACTGTATCTTGGATAAAGCATTATTGCAAAACAGGAGTAtagaccggttatgcctgtaagctgatTGTGTTGGAGTAACCTCTGCATACATTGTGCAAATCCGGACCTACTTGAGGATTTTTGCTACTAGTAAAAGACTTGGAATACAAGATCATATTTTGTGAAAGTGTTTTTGATTGGACTTTTGAAGATAGGAAATTGACAAGAGGCCTCCTATACTCGAAGCTGTTGCCCATTCCTTGTCTCCTGACTGTTTGACTTTTTCCTgttgcccacctggaggctggcaaccctatgatagaTGGGGGAAATATGCTCATTGCTCGCCCTGGCAGTTTGAATGAGGAGCCCTCTGATGCTAGATGGCTCTCGTGAGACCCAGGAACACGACCTCTGGGAATCCATCCCATTGGCCCCGACTCCTGCTCATTTTGGCCCCTGATTTAACCTCTTCCCATTGCAGGAAGCTCTGCCCCAATGCCAATACCTGATCCCCCCGCACCCGTACCAGGCTATGGCATCGCACTCCTCGTCTTGGTTGCCATCCTTCTGCTGCTAGCCATcattgccttcctcctgctgGTGAGTACCTctgccttcttcctctctttccaATACGTTTGCATCTCCTCCTTTGTCCCAGTCGTAGGCATGGCTGCCTCTGTCCTATTGTTTCATCACCACAACCCTAAGAGGGAGGCTAGACtatgagataagaacataagaatatgagagaagccatgttagatcacgccaatggcccattagggttgcccagtcccccccgcccccagcctctggcgggggacttgttTCGTGCGCGCAAAGCACGcgcggcacaatgacgtcacctgcaagtgatgtcatcacgccagcgacgTCGCGCGcctgccactctaggcatttccaggaaaactccgtggttttcccagatgctttagcattttgggaggggaaaattctatggtacctattgtaccatagagtcttcccttccaaattgccagagcgtctgggaaaaccatagtgtttcctcggaaatgcctagagtggttgGCGCACaatgttgccagcatgatgacatcatttgcggatgatgtcatcacgctggggaCATCAGGAgattccccccaccggcccagtgtgggctggcaggttgggaaccttctgggtgggagaacccccacctggaccgggggcttggcagccctatggcccatccagtccaacactctgtgtcacacagtggccaaaaaaccaggtgccatcgggaggtccgccagtgggaccaggacactagaagccctcacactgttgcccacccccccaagccccaagaatacagaacatcacttgccccagacagagttttcCAGAgcgggggtagggcctccaaaccgggggatcctctgtccTCAACTAGGGATTAACAACCCTACTAAGACCATGTGACCCCAAGATCATCCAATGACATTCATGGGAAAAGGGGGGTTGGATCTTTTCCACGTGGTCACGCTCTCCTGCAGGAGCCCTGGTGTTGCCGTGAGTGCCGATGGCCCCCTAGTACTTCCCCCCGACACACATGCACAACATGAACTGAGGTCTGCATGGGCAAGGCCTTTGGGCCTTTTCACGAACATCTTTGAATGCTCGCTATTCACCATAAAAAGTtcggcaggaattcatttgcatattaggccacaccccctgacatcacccacacggggcctttttgtagaaaaagcccagcaggacttcatttacctatcaggccacaccccaagCTTCAAGCCaaccagaattgtgttcctgtgtgttcctgctcaaagccTCACTCTGCACTCACAGGGTTACCAGCTCTTAGTTCTGAACAACCTGGCCATACggggagggttgccaggtttccattgggggtgggagatctcctgcttcccccaccccaccccgcacaGCAGGTGCTCCCTGCTGCTGCCTGTCAGCTGGCTGTCTGTGGAAAATATCAGGAAAACTGGAAGGAGATGCCAGCAGCATCCCCATATGCTGACGTCACTCACTATGTCCCCGGAAGTGACGTCAGGACATCCCTTGTGTGCTCAGGAAATGATGTCAGCCTGGTATTTGAACAAAACATGACTGGCGAGGGACCCCCCACctggtaagcagggcttttttttgtagcaggagctcctttgtatgttaggccacacacccctgatgtaaccaatcttcctggagcttacagtaggccctgtacaaagagccctgaaagctcttggaagattgactacatcagggggtgtggggcctaatatgcaaaggagctccttctagaattccacccctgtagccaatcctccaagagcttacagggctcttagcacagagcctactgtaagctccaggaggattggctacatcagggggtgtgaggcctaatatgcaaaggagttcctgttaccaaaaaaaagccctgatggtaactcctccctccccacccccactagcTGCCGGgaggactgggcaaccctagatAGAGAGTGGACCTTTTGGAGGAGAGGGTTTGAGAAAGGGAGATACCTCAGcgcagtataatgccatagaattcaccctctaGCAGCCATTCCtctaggcaaactgatctctgtagtctggagatcagttgtaattccaggagatctctgggccctacctggaggttggcaactgtacgaTCTAGAGTCCTAGCTGGCAACCAGATTTCCTGCAGGGTCCTTGTAAGAATCAAGAGCAGGATACTGGGCCTGTAGCTCAACCTTTCATTTCCATTCCTCTGAAGTCATTTACTTGGCCAGCCCACCTTTTGTCCTCAGTATTGGCAACTGGGATGGGGAGGAGTTGGCCAGATGTGGCCCAGCAGGTAGCAGCAGACCCTACCCTTTTAAGAATTTTCCTCCTTGCCTCTCCCGCCTGCTCTCCAGGCCCCGAACAACTTTGACGTTCCTTTCGCTCTTCTTCAATCCCTCCCAGATTATCTACCGTTGTCGACGAAACCACCGTGGCCGCCTTGATCTGCTCCACAGCCAGGAGTCCTACCATCCCATGAGCGAGTATCCGACATACCACACGCACGGGAGATACGCTGCACCAGTCCCCAAGTCCAATCTTTACAGTGAAGTAAGTGTATCTTCCTTTGTAGCCTGGCACCGCTCGTTGCAGAACAGGGTGGAATGAAAACCTTTCacgtagggttcccaagtcctcagctgcccctggcgggggactttttccACGTGCAACATGATGACGTGCagcagtgacgtcattgtgccagcaatgttGCTCGTCAGCCGCTCTaagcgtttccgggaaa contains:
- the MUC1 gene encoding mucin-1, yielding MVSSTTSTTEGTQTTTSSQTTMQAPSSVTSKMTTSTTPIPVPFYLSYHITNREFNESLLDPTSSYFKEINESIGQMISKRMGGEPSLSYVEQSYSKSGPLIPGNLGLNRDLPGSSTLDPTPESSTVNTESPTIITTTTGGSTGTPEPTITVSTTPGGSTTSTEPPTTISTTPGGSTAIPEPPITVSTTPRGSTATPEKTTASSKTTTLVGSTTSNTEGTQRTTTRSQTTTSSVTSQMTTSTTQMPVPFYLSYHITNREFNESLLDPASTYYQAINDSIGMMYQNIYGCLTCARNNEYRGYKIIAFRNGSVSVDSVLYFETEEPPKVLAMSARDTFENATEAQRENFTVGSIQGSSTPPTLEPPTANTESPGTETTTQESPTASTETTTPVSSDGSTKSPSTSTTPPKSSTTSTESTTSHKTTPTTPTFQVTTQKPTSAMVSFFLSYLITNREFDDTLLYPTSSYYKQINDSIGKMYQNIYGCPKCTRKNEYRGYEIVGFRKGSIRVWSVLFFETEQSSEELAVAALETFEKADPSLRDELSVTSARGSSAPMPIPDPPAPVPGYGIALLVLVAILLLLAIIAFLLLIIYRCRRNHRGRLDLLHSQESYHPMSEYPTYHTHGRYAAPVPKSNLYSEKPPTNGTSPFSYTNPAMANDNL